In Bacillus thuringiensis, the DNA window CGCGCTTCAAGAATAATGTAATGGTTGTTCGCAAATACACTCTTACGATATCCAAATTCAAATGCTTCTTTCGTCAAAGTACGTAGCTCTCCATCACCTGTCATTACAACAGCTTCTGTTAATACAAACGATACTTCACCGCCGTAAGCACCGGCATTCATATATAATGCTCCGCCAACTGAACCTGGAATACCACAAGCAAACTCAAGACCCGTTAAATTATGATCTAACGCAATACGTGATACATCAATAATTGCTGCACCACACTGTGCTACAATCGTTGTTCCTGTTACAGTCACACCTGTAATGTGAATTAAACTTACTATAATCCCGCGAATTCCACCATCTTTAATAATGACATTCGATCCATTTCCTAAAAACGTAACTGGAATATTATATTCGTTAGCATATTTAATAACTTCTTGAATTTCATCATAATTCGTAGGCGCAACGAACACATCTGCTTTTCCGCCAACTTTAATATGCGTATGATTCTTTAACATTTCATCTTGTTTCACATGACCTTCAGGCAATACCGTACTTAAATATTCATAAACCTCTTGCATATTCATTTTACGATTCCTCTATTTCTATATTCTTTTTATCCCGTTATACGGGCCCATAATATCCCCACATACATGAACGAACCTAAAGTGGTGGATACAGTGTACCCAAAATCAATTCGAGACACCTATAAACCTCTTAATTTATAAGAGGTGCCACTCATATTAAAATATATATTGCATAATAAAGCAACCCAAATGGGCTACTAAACTTGACATGTCATCAGAAAGACAACAATTTGTAAAATATATTACTTTTTCAAAACACTATCCTTCAGTATCTTACTATATCACACGAAAATAAAGTGGTATTTTTTTGTAATCTTTACTTTATTTTCATCAATAAAAAAGATGCTTTTACCTGTGTAAAAGCATCTTTTTTATTACCTATTATAATTTACTTTTCGTTCTCTTCTTTTTCCTTATCAAACCATAATAGCTCATCGTCATCAACTTCACCATTATAATTGATTAAAATCTCTTCTCCCGCTTTTATATCTTTGTAAGCAAAGAAGTTAAACGTATGATTCTCAAAGACAATATCATACGTTGCATTCGGATTATATGCATGATTAAATAACATGCCGTATCCTAACAGGAATGCCGTATGATTTACCCCATACTCAAATGCGTAGTCAGCAAGTAACGTTTTCTCAATGTGTTCATGCTGTTCATTCGGATAAGAGATAACTGGTGCTGAGTGAATCAACTCACCTTTTTTAATATCACGAGTTGCAAATACCCCTCTATTAAATTCTCCATCACTAAGTTCAGAAGTCTTAACTTCGATCATATGCGTCACCTATATAATTCTTTCTTTGAAGTATTTTATTCCGCTATTTGCGGGGTTCAACTAATAATCAGTAGCGTATAACCCACTAATTAAAGTCTCAGTTTATCTCCTTAAGCTTGGCAGAAAACGCGCAGAAAAGCAATTAAATTACTATCAACTATTCATTTAAATGAAAAAAGAACACACATAGTGTGCCCTTTTTAAGAGATATTACTTTTCTAAAATATCTTCTAGTAACTTCACTTGCTCGCTAACAGTATGTAACGTCTTCACCGATACATCATTTCGATGTTTTTCTTCTTCCACACTTGCTAACACTTCTTCCGTAGCCGCAGAAGTTTGCTGAATTACATTAGAAGCATGTGTAACATCCTTTACGATATTCGTCGTTTTAACTTGAAAACTTTCTTGATGGTCAACAATCTCTCTCATTACATCATTAATTACATCAATAAACTTCCCTAAATCCGTTACATTTGTTAAAACACTTGCTAACATTTCGTTACATTCTTCTTGTACCCTTTCTGATTTCTCTACCTGTACTTCCACCTTACTTGCTTGATTACTAAACTCCTTTAAAATACCTTGAATTCTCCCCGCAGAACGATTTGATTCTTCAGCAAGCTTTAATACTTCATTCGCTACAATAGCAAATCCCTTTCCATGCTCGCCTGCTCTTGCCGCTTCAATATTTGCATTTAAAGCTAGCAAACTCGTCTGACTTGAAATATTCGTTATTACATCTACAATTTCATTAATTTGCTTCGACTGCATCATTAAATCTCTAAATATAATTCCTGATTGTGAAACAACATCATTTAAACTTCTCATATTCGCTTCAAAATTTCGTAAAGTATGTACACTGCCCTTTGAAATTTCTAAACTTTCATCCATACGAATTGATGCATTTCTTACTTGAGAAATAATTTGTTCAATATTCCCCTCCATATCGTTCAATACTTCTACCGAACGATACATCATCTCTGATTGTGATTGGGTACCAACTGCCACTTCTTCAAAAGCGAAATTAATTTCACTCATCGACTCCATCGATGTATTCATATTTTGTCTTAAATGATTGAAATTACTATCTAGTTTCACAACAGTTTCCTCAATAAGTCTTTGAGTCTCTTCTAGCTCCTGAGCTTTCCTCATCACCTCTTGCTTCTCATCACTTAAACGAGCTAGCAGATTAGAGCCAATTTTCGTTACGCCCCACATAGCGATCGTTACGATTGCTAACAAGCTTGCGAAGTTTGCAGCTTCAGATGCCGCTGTATAAGCAAAAAATTGCTCTGGCCAATAACTACAAAGAATAAATGTGATAACAACCGCCACTCCGCCTAGAATTATAACGAGACGTTCACTTAAATAAATAAGTGAAACTGCTAATGTAAAATACACCATT includes these proteins:
- the murB gene encoding UDP-N-acetylmuramate dehydrogenase, with the protein product MNMQEVYEYLSTVLPEGHVKQDEMLKNHTHIKVGGKADVFVAPTNYDEIQEVIKYANEYNIPVTFLGNGSNVIIKDGGIRGIIVSLIHITGVTVTGTTIVAQCGAAIIDVSRIALDHNLTGLEFACGIPGSVGGALYMNAGAYGGEVSFVLTEAVVMTGDGELRTLTKEAFEFGYRKSVFANNHYIILEARFELEEGIREEIKEKMDDLTFKRESKQPLEYPSCGSVFKRPPNNFAGKLIQESGLQGKRIGGVEVSLKHAGFMVNVDNGTAQDYIDLIHFVQKTVEEKFGVKLEREVRIIGEDKE
- a CDS encoding SET domain-containing protein — encoded protein: MIEVKTSELSDGEFNRGVFATRDIKKGELIHSAPVISYPNEQHEHIEKTLLADYAFEYGVNHTAFLLGYGMLFNHAYNPNATYDIVFENHTFNFFAYKDIKAGEEILINYNGEVDDDELLWFDKEKEENEK
- a CDS encoding DUF4077 domain-containing protein; amino-acid sequence: MEWLKRTCFSNLEKESQKNHLLLFITICSFFLGVIAIGYYGYIFTERAIAFWVCGISVVVFGTLLTFIESMGAMYKYIMTFMLLIMSFIMVQAFNESPAVFQMVYFTLAVSLIYLSERLVIILGGVAVVITFILCSYWPEQFFAYTAASEAANFASLLAIVTIAMWGVTKIGSNLLARLSDEKQEVMRKAQELEETQRLIEETVVKLDSNFNHLRQNMNTSMESMSEINFAFEEVAVGTQSQSEMMYRSVEVLNDMEGNIEQIISQVRNASIRMDESLEISKGSVHTLRNFEANMRSLNDVVSQSGIIFRDLMMQSKQINEIVDVITNISSQTSLLALNANIEAARAGEHGKGFAIVANEVLKLAEESNRSAGRIQGILKEFSNQASKVEVQVEKSERVQEECNEMLASVLTNVTDLGKFIDVINDVMREIVDHQESFQVKTTNIVKDVTHASNVIQQTSAATEEVLASVEEEKHRNDVSVKTLHTVSEQVKLLEDILEK